From the genome of Saccharicrinis carchari, one region includes:
- a CDS encoding ArsR/SmtB family transcription factor has translation MDIKSVTTDKQKRAARYAKAMGHPVRMYVLELLSNQSCCYSGNLSDELPIAKSTLSQHLKELKDAGLIQGEIESPRIKYCINTENWQEAQQLFKQFLKI, from the coding sequence ATGGATATCAAATCAGTTACTACCGACAAGCAAAAACGTGCAGCCCGCTACGCCAAAGCCATGGGGCATCCGGTAAGGATGTATGTATTGGAGTTGCTATCGAACCAAAGTTGTTGTTACAGCGGCAACTTAAGTGATGAATTACCCATTGCAAAATCAACCTTATCGCAACACCTGAAAGAATTAAAAGACGCCGGATTAATTCAGGGAGAAATAGAATCGCCAAGAATTAAATATTGTATCAACACCGAAAACTGGCAAGAAGCACAACAACTTTTTAAACAGTTTTTGAAGATCTAA
- a CDS encoding thioredoxin family protein yields the protein MEIKVLGTGCAKCKSLEKVTREAVKKAGVDATITKVEDIVEIMQFGVMTTPAVVVNGQVVVKGKVPSVDELTKLLSK from the coding sequence ATGGAAATAAAAGTTCTGGGCACAGGATGTGCAAAATGTAAATCACTTGAAAAAGTCACCCGCGAAGCTGTAAAAAAAGCCGGGGTTGATGCCACCATTACGAAAGTGGAGGACATAGTTGAAATTATGCAGTTTGGCGTGATGACAACCCCTGCCGTGGTTGTTAATGGCCAAGTGGTGGTAAAAGGAAAAGTTCCCTCGGTAGATGAACTCACAAAATTACTAAGCAAATAA
- a CDS encoding nitrophenyl compound nitroreductase subunit ArsF family protein, with translation MKSIINTLGFLLLMGLISVSAQCCKGTTTDNSTDKKVTIPENAKSGEVKAYYFHSTRRCATCEAVETVSKEAITEYYGNKVTFESINREEEKNNTLVAQYKINGTALLITNGDKKEDLTNVAFLNARSNPDKLKSKLKSTIDSMR, from the coding sequence ATGAAAAGTATAATTAACACCTTAGGTTTTCTCCTTTTAATGGGCTTAATTTCCGTTTCAGCCCAATGCTGCAAGGGAACAACAACCGATAATTCAACCGATAAAAAAGTAACAATCCCCGAAAATGCAAAATCAGGTGAAGTAAAAGCCTATTATTTCCATTCAACACGCCGTTGCGCAACTTGTGAAGCTGTTGAAACGGTTTCTAAAGAGGCCATTACGGAATATTATGGCAACAAAGTTACTTTTGAATCCATTAACAGGGAAGAAGAAAAAAACAACACATTGGTAGCGCAATATAAAATTAACGGAACAGCACTATTAATTACCAACGGAGACAAAAAAGAAGATCTTACCAACGTAGCGTTTTTAAATGCCCGCAGTAATCCCGATAAATTAAAGAGCAAACTGAAATCGACCATTGATTCAATGAGGTAA
- a CDS encoding aromatic aminobenezylarsenical efflux permease ArsG family transporter, giving the protein MEVLQNFLETSQFPIFTALILGLMTAISPCPMATNITAIGYISKDIVSQRKVFVNGLVYTLGRAISYTIIGLLFFFGASQFEFAGFFQEWGEKLLGPLLIIIGLFMLGVLKLIIPGMGWLSEKMENKSNNGFWGVLLLGITFALAFCPYSGVLYFGMLMPMTISSASGLYLPLFFAIATGVPVIIFAWLIAFSVGSLGIVYKKLKNFEFWFRRVVAVIFIVVGLYYIVTIYF; this is encoded by the coding sequence ATGGAGGTACTTCAAAACTTTTTGGAGACATCGCAGTTTCCAATTTTTACAGCATTAATACTGGGGCTTATGACCGCCATAAGCCCCTGCCCTATGGCCACCAACATCACCGCAATTGGCTATATCAGTAAAGACATCGTTAGCCAACGTAAGGTTTTTGTGAACGGTTTGGTTTATACCTTGGGTAGAGCAATTTCATATACCATCATTGGTTTACTTTTCTTTTTTGGTGCCAGCCAATTCGAGTTTGCAGGGTTCTTTCAGGAGTGGGGCGAAAAATTATTGGGGCCTCTTTTGATTATAATCGGTTTGTTTATGCTTGGCGTTTTAAAGCTTATAATTCCGGGCATGGGCTGGCTAAGCGAAAAGATGGAAAATAAATCGAACAACGGCTTTTGGGGTGTTCTTTTATTGGGTATAACTTTTGCCTTGGCATTTTGCCCTTACAGCGGCGTTTTATATTTCGGAATGCTCATGCCCATGACAATAAGCAGCGCAAGCGGTTTGTATTTACCCCTGTTTTTCGCCATTGCCACAGGAGTACCTGTAATAATTTTTGCATGGCTTATTGCCTTTAGTGTGGGTTCACTCGGCATTGTTTACAAAAAATTGAAGAATTTCGAATTTTGGTTCAGACGAGTGGTTGCAGTCATATTTATTGTGGTTGGCCTGTATTACATTGTTACAATTTATTTTTAA